A single window of Microplitis demolitor isolate Queensland-Clemson2020A chromosome 7, iyMicDemo2.1a, whole genome shotgun sequence DNA harbors:
- the LOC103571031 gene encoding vitamin K-dependent gamma-carboxylase isoform X1, translating into MTKKTKILGVKEKKSAEQIQRNENSNEETEVKNVNYYEKVKDVIKNKFVLFKDKFENCCGFSWSDLKSFDNFVRLLYRPTDPASLGVARALFGLCMVLDVVEERGLADIDLKWGDPYSCHFPLIHGMQPLSLPWMILLFTVMWLGAFGIMLGFCFKLACACFLIPYWYIFLLDKSFWNNHSYLYGVVTLLLWGTQANRYFSLDAVVYKQNEDQNQNQSIPLWNYFIIKFQFFALYFLAGLKKSSKEWLDGYSMTNLSEHWVFDPFKMFLTTEQTDFFIVHWFGFIFDLTVGFWMLFDKTRIPAMIFCTAFHLMNSRLFSIGMFPYVCLATMPLFCRVDWPRKFIKKFKISSINGECDSSSSNQNNGTNFATDHQKNEDKFTSDGNMFRENETENSGSKISGLNLEVKNFKPTKKQKFVVSLLLVHIFLQFFLPYSHFITKGYNNWTPGLYGYSWDMMVHSWDTVLIVVRVHDNEKNEDHFVDPRAWVQNDKWSKHGDMAIQYAQCLKNNLLRRKKEVLKTAYGKNSGSLREWSQISNNLSIYIDVRCSLNGRFQQRIFNPDVDMLTVDWHPFKPVSFLMPLLTQLSSYRKKMDEITRHVYSWSNFTDVFFVADYPGMMLENYFSEDFSNISLTILEGEVTYVDEDSTDKVTLTKDRSVSVSCGKLHEVTTTSAYPSCYMYTYTNQSRENLEIIHKNPEPPRRRSGFPIMKEIRYKINAWWRAFGHIANAFFYLAYDVPMLRRVPRALNYYEYD; encoded by the exons atgacaaaaaaaactaaaatccTTGGcgttaaggaaaaaaaatcagctgAACAAATACAGCGAAATGAAAATTCGAATGAAGAAACagaagtaaaaaatgttaattattatgagAAAGTTAAAgacgtaattaaaaataaatttgttttgtttaaagataaatttgaaaattgttgcGGGTTTAGTTGGAGTGATCTGAAGAGTTTTGACAATTTTGTGAGACTTTTGTACCGGCCAACGGACCCTGCGAGTCTTGGAGTCGCTCGCGCGTTATTTG gaTTATGTATGGTACTGGATGTAGTTGAAGAACGAGGTTTAGCAGATATAGACTTGAAATGGGGAGATCCATACAGCTGTCATTTTCCTTTAATACACGGAATGCAACCACTAAGTTTACCCTGGATGATCCTTCTATTCACAGTAATGTGGCTCGGAGCCTTTGGAATCATGCTCGGGTTCTGCTTCAAGCTCGCCTGCGCCTGCTTCCTCATTCCCTACTGGTACATATTTCTTCTAGACAAAAGTTTCTGGAATAATCACAGCTATCTTTATGGAGTTGTAACACTGTTGCTGTGGGGAACCCAAGCCAATCGATACTTCTCCCTCGACGCGGTGGTTTACAAACAAAACGAAGACCAAAATCAAAACCAATCAATTCCTCTCTGGAATTacttcataataaaattccaaTTCTTCGCGCTGTATTTCTTAGCCGGACTGAAGAAATCAAGCAAAGAATGGTTGGATGGTTACTCAATGACCAACTTATCAGAACACTGGGTGTTCGACCCCTTCAAAATGTTCCTCACAACCGAGCAAAcggatttttttatcgtccACTGGTTTGGATTTATCTTCGACCTCACCGTCGGCTTCTGGATGCTCTTCGACAAGACAAGAATTCCCGCAATGATTTTCTGCACAGCTTTTCATTTAATGAACTCAAGACTCTTCAGTATTGGGATGTTTCCTTATGTTTGTTTAGCGACGATGCCACTTTTCTGTCGCGTTGACTGgccaagaaaatttatcaaaaaattcaaaatatcgtCAATTAATGGAGAATGTGATTCTAGTTCATCTAATCAAAATAATGGTACAAATTTTGCAACTGatcatcaaaaaaatgaagacaAATTTACATCTGATGGGAATATGTTCCGTGAAAATGAAACTGAAAACTCGGGATCAAAAATTTCTGGACTAAATTtagaagtgaaaaattttaaaccaacaaagaaacaaaaatttgttgtCTCCTTATTACTGGTCCatatttttctacaatttttctTACCATACTCGCATTTCATTACAAAGGGCTACAACAACTGGACACCTGGTCTGTATGGATATTCTTGGGACATGATGGTCCATTCCTGGGACACGGTACTGATTGTAGTTCGCGTCCacgataatgaaaaaaatgaagaccACTTTGTAGACCCCCGTGCCTGGGTCCAGAATGACAAGTGGTCAAAACACGGGGACATGGCGATCCAGTACGCGCAGtgtctgaaaaataatctgcTTCGCAGAAAGAAGGAAGTTCTGAAGACCGCTTATGGTAAAAACTCGGGAAGCTTAAGGGAGTGGTCGCAGATTTCCAATAATCTGAGTATTTATATTGATGTCCGCTGCTCATTGAACGGGAGATTCCAGCAGCGAATTTTCAACCCGGATGTAGACATGCTGACAGTAGACTGGCATCCCTTCAAGCCCGTCAGTTTTCTCATGCCTCTTTTGACGCAATTGAGctcttatagaaaaaaaatggacgAAATAACGAGACACGTTTATTCCTGGTCTAATTTTACTGATGTGTTTTTCGTCGCGGATTACCCGGGAATGatgttagaaaattatttcagtgagGACTTTAGCAACATTTCGTTGACAATTTTAGAAGGAGAAGTTACTTATGTTGATGAAGATTCTACGGACAAAGTTACGCTCACTAAAGATCGCAGTGTATCGGTTTCTTGTGGTAAATTACATGAAGTAACTACTACTAGTGCTTATCCATCTTGTTATATGTATACTTATACAAATCAATCTAgagaaaatttggaaattattcataa AAATCCTGAACCACCAAGACGACGATCTGGATTCCCCATCATGAAAGAAATTCGATACAAAATAAATGCCTGGTGGCGCGCATTCGGACACATTGCCAACGCATTCTTCTATCTTGCATACGATGTTCCAATGCTTCGA
- the LOC103571031 gene encoding vitamin K-dependent gamma-carboxylase isoform X2 encodes MKIRMKKQNWSDLKSFDNFVRLLYRPTDPASLGVARALFGLCMVLDVVEERGLADIDLKWGDPYSCHFPLIHGMQPLSLPWMILLFTVMWLGAFGIMLGFCFKLACACFLIPYWYIFLLDKSFWNNHSYLYGVVTLLLWGTQANRYFSLDAVVYKQNEDQNQNQSIPLWNYFIIKFQFFALYFLAGLKKSSKEWLDGYSMTNLSEHWVFDPFKMFLTTEQTDFFIVHWFGFIFDLTVGFWMLFDKTRIPAMIFCTAFHLMNSRLFSIGMFPYVCLATMPLFCRVDWPRKFIKKFKISSINGECDSSSSNQNNGTNFATDHQKNEDKFTSDGNMFRENETENSGSKISGLNLEVKNFKPTKKQKFVVSLLLVHIFLQFFLPYSHFITKGYNNWTPGLYGYSWDMMVHSWDTVLIVVRVHDNEKNEDHFVDPRAWVQNDKWSKHGDMAIQYAQCLKNNLLRRKKEVLKTAYGKNSGSLREWSQISNNLSIYIDVRCSLNGRFQQRIFNPDVDMLTVDWHPFKPVSFLMPLLTQLSSYRKKMDEITRHVYSWSNFTDVFFVADYPGMMLENYFSEDFSNISLTILEGEVTYVDEDSTDKVTLTKDRSVSVSCGKLHEVTTTSAYPSCYMYTYTNQSRENLEIIHKNPEPPRRRSGFPIMKEIRYKINAWWRAFGHIANAFFYLAYDVPMLRRVPRALNYYEYD; translated from the exons ATGAAAATTCGAATGAAGAAACagaa TTGGAGTGATCTGAAGAGTTTTGACAATTTTGTGAGACTTTTGTACCGGCCAACGGACCCTGCGAGTCTTGGAGTCGCTCGCGCGTTATTTG gaTTATGTATGGTACTGGATGTAGTTGAAGAACGAGGTTTAGCAGATATAGACTTGAAATGGGGAGATCCATACAGCTGTCATTTTCCTTTAATACACGGAATGCAACCACTAAGTTTACCCTGGATGATCCTTCTATTCACAGTAATGTGGCTCGGAGCCTTTGGAATCATGCTCGGGTTCTGCTTCAAGCTCGCCTGCGCCTGCTTCCTCATTCCCTACTGGTACATATTTCTTCTAGACAAAAGTTTCTGGAATAATCACAGCTATCTTTATGGAGTTGTAACACTGTTGCTGTGGGGAACCCAAGCCAATCGATACTTCTCCCTCGACGCGGTGGTTTACAAACAAAACGAAGACCAAAATCAAAACCAATCAATTCCTCTCTGGAATTacttcataataaaattccaaTTCTTCGCGCTGTATTTCTTAGCCGGACTGAAGAAATCAAGCAAAGAATGGTTGGATGGTTACTCAATGACCAACTTATCAGAACACTGGGTGTTCGACCCCTTCAAAATGTTCCTCACAACCGAGCAAAcggatttttttatcgtccACTGGTTTGGATTTATCTTCGACCTCACCGTCGGCTTCTGGATGCTCTTCGACAAGACAAGAATTCCCGCAATGATTTTCTGCACAGCTTTTCATTTAATGAACTCAAGACTCTTCAGTATTGGGATGTTTCCTTATGTTTGTTTAGCGACGATGCCACTTTTCTGTCGCGTTGACTGgccaagaaaatttatcaaaaaattcaaaatatcgtCAATTAATGGAGAATGTGATTCTAGTTCATCTAATCAAAATAATGGTACAAATTTTGCAACTGatcatcaaaaaaatgaagacaAATTTACATCTGATGGGAATATGTTCCGTGAAAATGAAACTGAAAACTCGGGATCAAAAATTTCTGGACTAAATTtagaagtgaaaaattttaaaccaacaaagaaacaaaaatttgttgtCTCCTTATTACTGGTCCatatttttctacaatttttctTACCATACTCGCATTTCATTACAAAGGGCTACAACAACTGGACACCTGGTCTGTATGGATATTCTTGGGACATGATGGTCCATTCCTGGGACACGGTACTGATTGTAGTTCGCGTCCacgataatgaaaaaaatgaagaccACTTTGTAGACCCCCGTGCCTGGGTCCAGAATGACAAGTGGTCAAAACACGGGGACATGGCGATCCAGTACGCGCAGtgtctgaaaaataatctgcTTCGCAGAAAGAAGGAAGTTCTGAAGACCGCTTATGGTAAAAACTCGGGAAGCTTAAGGGAGTGGTCGCAGATTTCCAATAATCTGAGTATTTATATTGATGTCCGCTGCTCATTGAACGGGAGATTCCAGCAGCGAATTTTCAACCCGGATGTAGACATGCTGACAGTAGACTGGCATCCCTTCAAGCCCGTCAGTTTTCTCATGCCTCTTTTGACGCAATTGAGctcttatagaaaaaaaatggacgAAATAACGAGACACGTTTATTCCTGGTCTAATTTTACTGATGTGTTTTTCGTCGCGGATTACCCGGGAATGatgttagaaaattatttcagtgagGACTTTAGCAACATTTCGTTGACAATTTTAGAAGGAGAAGTTACTTATGTTGATGAAGATTCTACGGACAAAGTTACGCTCACTAAAGATCGCAGTGTATCGGTTTCTTGTGGTAAATTACATGAAGTAACTACTACTAGTGCTTATCCATCTTGTTATATGTATACTTATACAAATCAATCTAgagaaaatttggaaattattcataa AAATCCTGAACCACCAAGACGACGATCTGGATTCCCCATCATGAAAGAAATTCGATACAAAATAAATGCCTGGTGGCGCGCATTCGGACACATTGCCAACGCATTCTTCTATCTTGCATACGATGTTCCAATGCTTCGA
- the LOC103571031 gene encoding vitamin K-dependent gamma-carboxylase isoform X3, with protein sequence MVLDVVEERGLADIDLKWGDPYSCHFPLIHGMQPLSLPWMILLFTVMWLGAFGIMLGFCFKLACACFLIPYWYIFLLDKSFWNNHSYLYGVVTLLLWGTQANRYFSLDAVVYKQNEDQNQNQSIPLWNYFIIKFQFFALYFLAGLKKSSKEWLDGYSMTNLSEHWVFDPFKMFLTTEQTDFFIVHWFGFIFDLTVGFWMLFDKTRIPAMIFCTAFHLMNSRLFSIGMFPYVCLATMPLFCRVDWPRKFIKKFKISSINGECDSSSSNQNNGTNFATDHQKNEDKFTSDGNMFRENETENSGSKISGLNLEVKNFKPTKKQKFVVSLLLVHIFLQFFLPYSHFITKGYNNWTPGLYGYSWDMMVHSWDTVLIVVRVHDNEKNEDHFVDPRAWVQNDKWSKHGDMAIQYAQCLKNNLLRRKKEVLKTAYGKNSGSLREWSQISNNLSIYIDVRCSLNGRFQQRIFNPDVDMLTVDWHPFKPVSFLMPLLTQLSSYRKKMDEITRHVYSWSNFTDVFFVADYPGMMLENYFSEDFSNISLTILEGEVTYVDEDSTDKVTLTKDRSVSVSCGKLHEVTTTSAYPSCYMYTYTNQSRENLEIIHKNPEPPRRRSGFPIMKEIRYKINAWWRAFGHIANAFFYLAYDVPMLRRVPRALNYYEYD encoded by the exons ATGGTACTGGATGTAGTTGAAGAACGAGGTTTAGCAGATATAGACTTGAAATGGGGAGATCCATACAGCTGTCATTTTCCTTTAATACACGGAATGCAACCACTAAGTTTACCCTGGATGATCCTTCTATTCACAGTAATGTGGCTCGGAGCCTTTGGAATCATGCTCGGGTTCTGCTTCAAGCTCGCCTGCGCCTGCTTCCTCATTCCCTACTGGTACATATTTCTTCTAGACAAAAGTTTCTGGAATAATCACAGCTATCTTTATGGAGTTGTAACACTGTTGCTGTGGGGAACCCAAGCCAATCGATACTTCTCCCTCGACGCGGTGGTTTACAAACAAAACGAAGACCAAAATCAAAACCAATCAATTCCTCTCTGGAATTacttcataataaaattccaaTTCTTCGCGCTGTATTTCTTAGCCGGACTGAAGAAATCAAGCAAAGAATGGTTGGATGGTTACTCAATGACCAACTTATCAGAACACTGGGTGTTCGACCCCTTCAAAATGTTCCTCACAACCGAGCAAAcggatttttttatcgtccACTGGTTTGGATTTATCTTCGACCTCACCGTCGGCTTCTGGATGCTCTTCGACAAGACAAGAATTCCCGCAATGATTTTCTGCACAGCTTTTCATTTAATGAACTCAAGACTCTTCAGTATTGGGATGTTTCCTTATGTTTGTTTAGCGACGATGCCACTTTTCTGTCGCGTTGACTGgccaagaaaatttatcaaaaaattcaaaatatcgtCAATTAATGGAGAATGTGATTCTAGTTCATCTAATCAAAATAATGGTACAAATTTTGCAACTGatcatcaaaaaaatgaagacaAATTTACATCTGATGGGAATATGTTCCGTGAAAATGAAACTGAAAACTCGGGATCAAAAATTTCTGGACTAAATTtagaagtgaaaaattttaaaccaacaaagaaacaaaaatttgttgtCTCCTTATTACTGGTCCatatttttctacaatttttctTACCATACTCGCATTTCATTACAAAGGGCTACAACAACTGGACACCTGGTCTGTATGGATATTCTTGGGACATGATGGTCCATTCCTGGGACACGGTACTGATTGTAGTTCGCGTCCacgataatgaaaaaaatgaagaccACTTTGTAGACCCCCGTGCCTGGGTCCAGAATGACAAGTGGTCAAAACACGGGGACATGGCGATCCAGTACGCGCAGtgtctgaaaaataatctgcTTCGCAGAAAGAAGGAAGTTCTGAAGACCGCTTATGGTAAAAACTCGGGAAGCTTAAGGGAGTGGTCGCAGATTTCCAATAATCTGAGTATTTATATTGATGTCCGCTGCTCATTGAACGGGAGATTCCAGCAGCGAATTTTCAACCCGGATGTAGACATGCTGACAGTAGACTGGCATCCCTTCAAGCCCGTCAGTTTTCTCATGCCTCTTTTGACGCAATTGAGctcttatagaaaaaaaatggacgAAATAACGAGACACGTTTATTCCTGGTCTAATTTTACTGATGTGTTTTTCGTCGCGGATTACCCGGGAATGatgttagaaaattatttcagtgagGACTTTAGCAACATTTCGTTGACAATTTTAGAAGGAGAAGTTACTTATGTTGATGAAGATTCTACGGACAAAGTTACGCTCACTAAAGATCGCAGTGTATCGGTTTCTTGTGGTAAATTACATGAAGTAACTACTACTAGTGCTTATCCATCTTGTTATATGTATACTTATACAAATCAATCTAgagaaaatttggaaattattcataa AAATCCTGAACCACCAAGACGACGATCTGGATTCCCCATCATGAAAGAAATTCGATACAAAATAAATGCCTGGTGGCGCGCATTCGGACACATTGCCAACGCATTCTTCTATCTTGCATACGATGTTCCAATGCTTCGA